A DNA window from Siniperca chuatsi isolate FFG_IHB_CAS linkage group LG6, ASM2008510v1, whole genome shotgun sequence contains the following coding sequences:
- the s1pr1 gene encoding sphingosine 1-phosphate receptor 1, whose amino-acid sequence MAEPSYSDLIAKHYNYTGKFRKTQQDSGLKADSVVFIIVCCFIILENILVLTTIWRTKKFHKPMYYFIGNLALSDLLAGVVYTANILLSGANTYKLTPTQWFFREGSMFVALAASVFSLLAIAIERHLTMLKMKLHNNGNTCRVFLLISTVWMIAAVLGGLPVMGWNCIQSMTQCSTVLPLYHKTYILFCTTVFSIILMAIVVLYARIYALVRTRSRKLVFRKVSNGRGNAGANIKSSEKSMALLKTVIIVLSGFIACWAPLFILLLLDAACETLSCPILYKAEWFLALAVLNSAMNPLIYTLTSNEMRRAFLKTLLCCTTCIRPNAKFTGPIVGAEFSRSKSDNSSHPNKEEAEYSPRETTVASSGNVTSSS is encoded by the coding sequence ATGGCCGAGCCCAGCTACTCCGACCTGATCGCCAAACACTACAACTACACCGGCAAGTTCCGCAAGACGCAGCAGGACTCGGGTCTGAAGGCCGACTCGGTGGTCTTCATCATCGTGTGCTGCTTCATCATCCTGGAGAACATCCTGGTCCTGACCACCATCTGGAGGACCAAGAAGTTCCACAAGCCCATGTACTACTTCATCGGGAACCTGGCGCTGTCCGACCTGCTGGCCGGCGTCGTCTACACCGCCAACATCCTGCTGTCGGGAGCCAACACCTACAAGCTGACGCCCACGCAGTGGTTCTTCAGGGAGGGCAGCATGTTCGTGGCGCTGGCGGCTTCCGTCTTCAGCTTGCTGGCCATCGCCATTGAGCGCCACCTCACCATGCTGAAGATGAAGCTGCACAACAACGGCAACACCTGCCGCGTCTTCCTGCTCATCAGCACCGTGTGGATGATCGCGGCGGTGCTGGGCGGCCTGCCGGTGATGGGCTGGAACTGCATCCAGAGCATGACGCAGTGCTCCACCGTGCTGCCGCTCTACCACAAGACCTACATCCTGTTCTGCACCACCGTCTTCAGCATCATCCTCATGGCCATCGTGGTGCTCTACGCTCGCATCTACGCGCTGGTGCGAACTCGCAGCCGCAAACTCGTCTTCCGCAAGGTGTCCAACGGCCGCGGCAACGCCGGCGCCAACATCAAGAGCTCGGAGAAGTCCATGGCGCTGCTGAAGACTGTCATCATCGTCCTGAGCGGTTTCATCGCCTGCTGGGCGCCGCTCTTCATCCTCCTGCTGCTGGACGCGGCCTGCGAGACGCTCAGCTGCCCGATCCTCTACAAGGCCGAGTGGTTCCTGGCGCTCGCCGTCCTGAACTCCGCCATGAACCCGCTCATCTACACGCTGACCAGCAACGAGATGCGCCGTGCGTTCCTCAAGACGCTGCTGTGCTGCACCACCTGCATCCGGCCCAACGCCAAGTTTACCGGGCCGATCGTGGGGGCCGAGTTCAGCCGCAGCAAGTCGGATAACTCCTCCCACCCCAACAAGGAGGAGGCGGAGTACTCACCGAGGGAGACGACAGTGGCGTCCTCGGGGAACGTCACCTCGTCGTCCTAA